A genome region from Halorussus pelagicus includes the following:
- the cdd gene encoding cytidine deaminase, which translates to MDELIEAARDVQEQAHVPYSDYTVGAALQTADGSVYVGCNIENANYSNSLHAEEVAIAEAVKEGHREFDALVVSSGARDGVTPCGMCRQTLAEFCEDDLPIVCDAGQGDDGSDEVTEYTLGELLPDTITEEMLE; encoded by the coding sequence ATGGACGAACTCATCGAGGCCGCCCGCGACGTGCAGGAGCAGGCCCACGTCCCCTACTCGGACTATACGGTCGGCGCGGCGCTCCAGACCGCCGACGGAAGCGTCTACGTTGGCTGTAACATCGAGAACGCCAACTACAGCAACAGCCTCCACGCCGAGGAGGTCGCCATCGCCGAGGCCGTCAAGGAGGGCCACCGCGAGTTCGACGCGCTGGTGGTTAGCTCCGGCGCTCGTGACGGCGTCACCCCCTGCGGGATGTGTCGCCAGACGCTCGCGGAGTTCTGCGAGGACGACCTGCCGATTGTCTGCGACGCGGGGCAGGGGGACGACGGGAGCGACGAAGTGACCGAGTACACGCTCGGCGAACTCCTGCCGGACACGATTACCGAGGAGATGTTGGAGTAG
- a CDS encoding DMT family transporter — MSRYRDALLFVFLAVAWGGSFVAIEIGLDSLPPLLFAALRYDIGAIILVVYAALACDRWVPRTRDDYLAVLVVGVFLITAANGLLFVGQQYTTGGVAAILYSLNPVLTTGFARSLLPDDTLSPVGLLGLLVGLAGVALVVRPDPANLLAGVTGKLLVVGSATSVALGSVLLRRRSPSMDSTATTAWGMFVGALLMHAASLASGETPRVADALAPQVAVPLAYLAVVATAGAYAAYFGLLERHSPVQVNLVSYLVPMVTAVAGWVLLGETLTATTMGGFLVILAGFSLVKRDALVAFAGRQLA; from the coding sequence GTGTCGCGCTATCGAGATGCCCTACTGTTCGTCTTCCTCGCAGTCGCGTGGGGCGGGTCGTTCGTCGCCATCGAAATCGGATTGGATTCGCTCCCGCCGCTGTTGTTCGCGGCGCTCCGGTACGACATCGGCGCGATCATTCTCGTCGTCTACGCCGCACTCGCCTGCGACCGATGGGTGCCCCGGACCCGCGACGACTACCTCGCAGTCCTCGTCGTCGGCGTGTTCCTCATCACCGCAGCGAACGGACTACTCTTCGTCGGCCAGCAGTACACGACCGGCGGCGTCGCCGCGATTCTCTACAGCCTGAACCCCGTGCTGACGACGGGGTTCGCTCGGAGTCTACTCCCCGACGACACACTGTCGCCGGTCGGACTGCTCGGCCTGCTCGTCGGACTCGCGGGCGTCGCGCTGGTCGTGCGACCCGATCCCGCGAACCTGCTCGCGGGCGTGACTGGGAAACTGCTGGTCGTCGGGTCCGCGACCAGCGTCGCGCTCGGGAGCGTTCTCCTCCGGCGGCGCAGCCCCAGTATGGACAGCACCGCGACGACCGCGTGGGGAATGTTCGTCGGCGCGCTGTTGATGCACGCGGCGAGTCTCGCCTCGGGCGAGACGCCGCGAGTCGCCGACGCGCTCGCTCCGCAGGTCGCGGTCCCGCTGGCCTACCTCGCGGTGGTGGCCACCGCGGGAGCCTACGCCGCCTACTTCGGACTGCTGGAGCGTCACAGTCCGGTGCAGGTAAACCTCGTCTCCTACCTCGTGCCGATGGTGACGGCGGTGGCCGGGTGGGTCCTGCTCGGCGAGACGCTGACCGCGACGACGATGGGCGGCTTTCTGGTCATTCTCGCCGGGTTCTCGCTGGTGAAACGCGACGCGCTGGTCGCGTTCGCGGGTCGGCAGTTGGCCTAA
- a CDS encoding nucleoside phosphorylase translates to MTGDSEDPNDDVQYHIEVGEGDVADAVLLPGNPERIEKITQFWDSADEMASHREYRTVTGDYEGAPISVTSTGIGSPSAAIAVEELARIGADTFIRVGSCGAIQPEMDVGDLVISTGGVRQEGTSDAYVREDYPAVADYEVVSALVAAAERLGYDYHTGVTMSADSFYAGQGRPGFEGFEAAGSDELVENLKEANVKNIEMEASAIMTLANIYGLRAGAVCSVFANRETGEFLTEGENRAAETASLAVKLLAQMDEVKAEAGVERWHPGLSLD, encoded by the coding sequence ATGACCGGCGACAGCGAAGACCCGAACGACGACGTGCAGTACCACATCGAGGTCGGCGAGGGCGACGTGGCCGACGCCGTTCTCTTGCCCGGCAACCCCGAGCGCATCGAGAAGATAACCCAGTTCTGGGACTCGGCCGACGAGATGGCCAGCCACCGCGAGTACCGGACCGTCACCGGCGACTACGAGGGTGCGCCCATCAGCGTCACCTCGACGGGCATTGGAAGTCCCTCCGCCGCAATCGCCGTCGAGGAGTTGGCCCGAATCGGCGCTGACACCTTTATCCGAGTCGGCTCCTGCGGTGCCATCCAGCCCGAGATGGACGTCGGCGATTTGGTCATCTCGACTGGCGGCGTCCGCCAAGAGGGGACCAGCGACGCCTATGTCCGCGAGGACTACCCCGCCGTCGCCGACTACGAGGTCGTCTCCGCGCTCGTCGCGGCCGCCGAGCGACTCGGCTACGACTACCACACCGGCGTCACGATGAGCGCCGACAGCTTCTACGCCGGGCAGGGCCGCCCCGGTTTCGAGGGTTTCGAGGCCGCCGGGAGCGACGAACTCGTCGAGAATCTGAAGGAGGCGAACGTCAAGAACATCGAGATGGAGGCCAGCGCCATCATGACGCTCGCCAACATCTACGGACTCCGAGCGGGCGCGGTCTGCTCGGTGTTCGCCAACCGCGAGACTGGCGAGTTCCTGACTGAGGGCGAGAACCGCGCCGCGGAGACCGCAAGCCTCGCGGTGAAGCTTCTGGCGCAGATGGACGAAGTGAAGGCAGAGGCGGGCGTCGAGCGGTGGCATCCCGGTCTGAGTCTCGACTGA
- a CDS encoding sugar porter family MFS transporter: protein MSTIDTEGVGAGRNRFIYVAAALAALNGLLFGFDTGIISGAFLYIKQTFTMSPLVRGIVVSGAMAGAAVGAALGGKLADRIGRRRLILLGAVVFFIGSGTMALAPNVPILVLGRLIDGVAIGFASIVGPLYISEIAPPKIRGALTSLNQLMVTVGILSSYFVNYAFADAGAWRWMLGAGMVPAVILAVGMLKMPESPRWLFEHGRREEAREVLERTREGGVEAELAEIEETVEEQSGTGLGDLIQPWLRPALVVGLGLAVFQQVTGINAVMYYAPTVLESTGFGSTTSILATVGIGVINVVMTVVAIALIDRVGRRALLLVGVGGMVLTLGILGAVFYMPGFSGVLGWFATGSLMLYVAFFAIGLGPVFWLIISEIYPLSVRGTAMGAVTVANWGANLLVSLTFPMLTANVGTSSTFWLFGGLSAIALVFTYYVVPETKGRSLEEIEADLRENVGTASAGGSSGESPDIGDD, encoded by the coding sequence ATGTCCACGATAGATACGGAGGGTGTCGGCGCTGGCCGTAACAGGTTCATCTACGTCGCCGCCGCGTTAGCCGCCCTCAACGGACTGTTGTTCGGGTTCGACACGGGCATCATCTCGGGTGCCTTCCTGTACATCAAACAGACGTTCACGATGTCGCCGCTCGTCCGGGGCATCGTGGTCAGCGGTGCGATGGCGGGCGCTGCGGTGGGGGCCGCGCTGGGCGGGAAACTCGCCGACCGCATCGGTCGCCGACGGCTCATCCTGCTCGGCGCGGTCGTCTTCTTCATCGGGTCGGGGACGATGGCGCTCGCGCCGAACGTTCCGATACTGGTGCTGGGCCGACTCATCGACGGGGTCGCCATCGGCTTCGCGTCCATCGTCGGGCCGCTGTACATCTCGGAGATAGCGCCGCCGAAGATTCGGGGCGCGCTCACCTCGCTCAACCAACTCATGGTCACGGTCGGCATCCTCTCGTCGTACTTCGTCAACTACGCCTTCGCCGACGCGGGCGCGTGGCGCTGGATGCTCGGGGCCGGGATGGTTCCGGCGGTCATCCTCGCGGTCGGCATGCTGAAGATGCCCGAGAGTCCGCGCTGGCTCTTCGAACACGGCCGCCGAGAGGAGGCCCGCGAAGTCCTCGAACGCACCCGCGAGGGCGGCGTCGAAGCGGAGCTGGCGGAAATCGAGGAGACCGTCGAGGAGCAGTCGGGCACCGGACTCGGCGACCTGATTCAGCCGTGGCTCCGCCCGGCGCTGGTCGTCGGTCTGGGACTCGCGGTGTTCCAGCAGGTCACGGGTATCAACGCGGTGATGTACTACGCACCGACCGTCCTCGAATCGACCGGCTTCGGGAGTACGACCTCGATTCTGGCGACGGTCGGCATCGGCGTCATCAACGTCGTGATGACCGTCGTCGCAATCGCGCTCATCGACCGCGTCGGGCGGCGCGCGCTGTTGCTCGTCGGCGTCGGCGGGATGGTGCTGACGCTGGGCATCCTCGGCGCGGTGTTCTACATGCCGGGGTTCTCGGGCGTGCTCGGGTGGTTCGCCACCGGGAGCCTGATGCTGTACGTCGCCTTCTTCGCCATCGGTCTCGGACCGGTGTTCTGGCTCATTATCTCCGAGATTTACCCGCTGTCGGTCCGCGGGACCGCGATGGGAGCCGTCACCGTGGCCAACTGGGGCGCGAACCTGCTGGTCTCGCTGACGTTCCCGATGCTGACCGCAAACGTCGGCACCTCCTCGACGTTCTGGCTGTTCGGCGGACTCAGCGCAATCGCGCTGGTGTTCACCTACTACGTTGTTCCCGAGACCAAGGGCCGCTCGCTGGAAGAAATCGAGGCCGACCTCCGCGAGAACGTCGGCACCGCGTCGGCCGGTGGGTCGTCGGGTGAGTCGCCGGACATCGGCGACGACTGA
- a CDS encoding class I SAM-dependent methyltransferase, with protein MTDPETISTYQSVADEYRERHGDRSVVRELVEQFLDALEPATGRESARIADVGCGPGWESATFAERGHEVVGADLTPAFLRAANARAPSASFARMDMRNLGFAADSLDGLWACASFLHVPRADAPNTLREFRRALRPEGVLCLSVARGDGETVGDTYDEDHRQFTLYRADELRELVADAGFAVESVSDGEWIQLFGRA; from the coding sequence ATGACCGACCCCGAGACGATTTCGACCTACCAGTCGGTCGCCGACGAGTACCGAGAGCGCCACGGCGACCGGTCGGTAGTCCGCGAACTGGTCGAGCAGTTCCTCGACGCGCTCGAACCCGCGACCGGCCGCGAGTCGGCCCGAATCGCCGACGTGGGCTGTGGTCCCGGTTGGGAGTCAGCCACCTTCGCCGAGCGCGGCCACGAAGTCGTCGGCGCGGACCTCACGCCCGCGTTTCTCCGGGCGGCCAACGCCCGAGCGCCCAGCGCGTCGTTCGCCCGTATGGACATGCGCAACCTCGGGTTCGCCGCCGACTCGCTGGACGGACTCTGGGCCTGCGCGTCGTTCCTCCACGTCCCCCGCGCGGACGCTCCCAACACTCTTCGGGAGTTCCGGCGCGCGCTTCGACCCGAGGGCGTTCTCTGTCTCTCGGTCGCTCGGGGCGACGGCGAGACGGTCGGCGACACCTACGACGAGGACCACCGACAGTTCACGCTCTACCGGGCCGACGAACTGCGCGAACTGGTCGCTGACGCCGGGTTCGCGGTCGAATCGGTGTCGGACGGCGAGTGGATTCAGTTGTTCGGGCGAGCGTAG
- a CDS encoding universal stress protein, producing MYDTVVVPTDGSDHAERAAEHAFDLARRFDAAVHLVNVVDVQSEGGLFSAGGVDEAFIEQLEDRARETISDLEALADSDDDVRTAVVHGKPSEGILDYAEESNADLVFMGTHGRTGLNRYVTGSVTERVLRLADVPVFTVQATDRSVADGYDDVLIPTDGSDCADVAVEHGLAVAERYDATVHAVSVVDIRIAVGTSGDPSDAMGETQILDELEAQAQDAADGVAERAREAGLDAVTAVEKGVPARGLLDYADDSEVDLLTMGTHGRTGIDRYFLGSTTAKVVRTSEVPVLSVRAPRADEK from the coding sequence ATGTACGACACCGTAGTTGTCCCCACCGACGGGAGCGACCACGCCGAGCGCGCCGCCGAACACGCCTTCGACCTCGCGCGGCGCTTCGACGCTGCGGTCCACCTCGTCAACGTCGTGGACGTACAGAGCGAGGGCGGTCTCTTCAGCGCGGGTGGCGTTGACGAAGCGTTCATCGAGCAACTCGAAGACCGCGCCCGTGAGACGATTTCGGACCTCGAAGCGCTCGCCGACTCGGACGACGACGTTCGCACGGCAGTCGTCCACGGCAAGCCCTCGGAGGGCATCCTCGACTACGCCGAGGAGTCGAACGCCGACCTCGTGTTTATGGGAACGCACGGCCGGACCGGACTGAACCGATACGTCACCGGGAGCGTGACCGAGCGCGTCCTCCGTCTCGCGGACGTGCCCGTGTTCACGGTTCAGGCGACCGACCGGAGCGTCGCGGACGGCTACGACGACGTGTTGATTCCGACCGATGGCAGCGACTGCGCCGACGTTGCGGTCGAACACGGTCTCGCCGTCGCCGAACGGTACGACGCGACCGTCCACGCGGTCAGCGTCGTGGACATCCGAATCGCGGTCGGCACGTCGGGCGACCCGTCCGACGCGATGGGCGAGACCCAGATACTGGACGAACTCGAAGCGCAGGCCCAAGACGCCGCCGATGGAGTCGCCGAGCGCGCCCGCGAGGCGGGACTGGACGCCGTAACCGCGGTCGAGAAGGGGGTTCCTGCGAGGGGACTGCTCGACTACGCGGACGACAGCGAGGTAGACTTACTCACGATGGGCACGCACGGCAGGACCGGAATCGACCGCTACTTCCTCGGCAGTACGACAGCGAAAGTCGTCCGAACCTCCGAAGTACCCGTGCTGTCGGTTCGCGCGCCGCGCGCAGACGAGAAGTAA
- a CDS encoding pyridoxal phosphate-dependent aminotransferase, with amino-acid sequence MHFSDRIQRVEPSATLAISNLASELEAEGADVVDLSVGEPDFPTPENIVSAGQEAMDAGHTGYTSSNGIAELREVVAEKLRDDGLDHEAENVIVTPGAKQALYEAVQTLVDDGDEVVLLDPAWVSYEAMVKLAGGDLNRVDLAPHDFQLEPALDELGDAMSDETELLVVNSPNNPTGAVYSDDALAGVRDLAVEHDVTVISDEIYGEITYGPDPTSLGTFEGMADRTVTVNGFSKAYSMTGWRLGYFAGPEELISQAGKLHSHSVSCATNFVQHAGVEALENTDEAIDEMVEAFAERREFLLDRLDAEGVAAPEPDGAFYLMMEVAEDDQTWCEDALEQAHVATVPGSAFGAPGYARISYANSKERIGEAVDRLVDADLL; translated from the coding sequence ATGCATTTCTCAGACAGAATCCAACGAGTCGAACCGAGCGCGACGCTCGCCATCAGCAACCTCGCGTCCGAACTAGAAGCCGAGGGCGCGGACGTGGTAGACCTGAGCGTCGGCGAACCCGACTTTCCGACGCCCGAGAACATCGTCTCGGCTGGGCAGGAAGCGATGGACGCGGGCCACACGGGCTACACCTCCTCGAACGGTATCGCCGAACTCCGCGAAGTCGTCGCCGAGAAGTTGCGCGACGACGGTCTCGACCACGAGGCTGAGAACGTCATCGTGACGCCGGGCGCGAAGCAGGCGCTCTACGAGGCCGTCCAGACGCTCGTGGACGACGGCGACGAGGTCGTCCTGCTCGACCCCGCGTGGGTCTCCTACGAGGCGATGGTCAAACTCGCGGGCGGAGACTTGAACCGCGTGGATCTCGCGCCCCACGACTTCCAACTCGAACCCGCGCTGGACGAACTCGGCGACGCGATGTCCGACGAGACCGAACTGCTGGTCGTCAACTCCCCGAACAACCCCACGGGCGCAGTCTACTCCGACGACGCGCTCGCGGGCGTCCGCGACCTCGCGGTCGAACACGACGTGACCGTCATCAGCGACGAAATCTATGGGGAGATAACCTACGGACCGGACCCGACCAGTCTCGGCACGTTCGAGGGGATGGCCGACCGGACCGTCACTGTCAACGGCTTCTCGAAGGCCTACTCGATGACGGGGTGGCGACTCGGCTACTTCGCGGGTCCCGAGGAACTGATTTCGCAGGCCGGAAAGCTTCACTCCCACTCAGTGTCCTGTGCGACCAACTTCGTCCAGCACGCGGGCGTCGAAGCCCTCGAAAACACCGACGAGGCGATAGACGAGATGGTCGAGGCCTTCGCCGAGCGCCGCGAGTTCCTGCTCGACAGACTCGACGCGGAGGGCGTCGCTGCTCCCGAACCTGACGGCGCGTTCTACCTGATGATGGAGGTCGCCGAGGACGACCAGACGTGGTGCGAGGACGCCTTAGAACAGGCTCACGTCGCCACCGTGCCGGGGAGCGCGTTCGGCGCGCCGGGGTATGCCCGCATCTCCTACGCCAACAGTAAGGAGCGCATCGGTGAGGCCGTGGACAGACTCGTGGACGCCGACCTGCTGTAG
- the ribH gene encoding 6,7-dimethyl-8-ribityllumazine synthase has product MVSLGLVVSRFNREVTDQMEEHAHEAAADRGVEVVETLRVPGAYDSPLAADRLARRDEIDAVAVVGTIVTGDTDHDRVIADATAQGLTDVSLDRDTPVTFGVSGPGMSGAEARERADKGSEAVAAAIELAEEL; this is encoded by the coding sequence ATGGTTTCGCTCGGTCTCGTCGTCTCGCGGTTCAACCGCGAGGTAACCGACCAGATGGAAGAACACGCCCACGAGGCCGCCGCCGACCGCGGTGTCGAAGTGGTCGAAACGCTCCGCGTCCCCGGCGCGTACGATTCGCCGCTCGCGGCCGACCGCTTGGCCCGGCGCGACGAAATCGACGCCGTGGCCGTGGTCGGGACGATAGTGACCGGCGACACCGACCACGACCGAGTCATCGCCGACGCGACCGCTCAAGGCCTGACCGACGTAAGCCTCGACCGCGACACGCCCGTCACCTTCGGCGTGAGCGGACCGGGGATGTCCGGTGCTGAGGCCCGCGAGCGCGCGGACAAGGGTAGCGAGGCGGTAGCGGCAGCAATCGAACTTGCGGAGGAACTCTAA
- a CDS encoding flippase activity-associated protein Agl23, with translation MTADEKSANARRWSRESATAFGRAIGARTAVAVLAVTALSLSLRFFALGSRAFHWDEARVGYWILRYAENGIWEYHAVIHGPFVYHVNKYLFQLFGASDFVARAPVAVVSGLLPLTAWLFRERLNRVEMVTVGLFFAANPIVLYYSRFMRNDVLLAAFMVYALAFYVRLFDTRKPRYLYAGTLMLALAFTTKENVLVYVVTWAGAAVLLLDHRLQLVAGTDDRKQFLREQARETWTALWHGRWGLHLVFGLLFFFAVVVFFYAPRSRGIPEPGLWKAFSNPGMFPAVIEEATVGSWESFMGKWGEGNQKSYLDTFESLGGVLRRSSLALLVLAGVGFLTDRYVGDKPRDLVAFTFYWGFVSIIGYPVIVENAFPWEVIHAVVPLAIPAGVGLAILVRWGSESVTDGDAVSATLAALLVLLVAGQVAATAASTTYMHPADQYLDEGASERNALVQYGQPAEGIQPTLQRVRYAVTNNDGTDVLYYGSDFYVADESENDRWAAGGGWYDRLPIPWYTEMYGAEVDSTDDVQAVGSNPPPVVVARAGDRDVVAQQLDGYRAFEEGLTLWGSETVFFVDEDALPPEQRAQRGAVS, from the coding sequence ATGACCGCAGACGAGAAGTCCGCCAACGCTCGGCGGTGGTCCCGCGAGTCCGCGACCGCGTTCGGCCGGGCGATTGGCGCGCGCACCGCCGTCGCCGTGCTGGCGGTGACGGCGCTGTCGCTGTCGCTCCGGTTCTTCGCGCTCGGGTCACGGGCGTTCCACTGGGACGAGGCGCGGGTCGGCTACTGGATTCTGCGCTACGCCGAGAACGGCATCTGGGAGTACCACGCCGTCATTCACGGGCCGTTCGTCTATCACGTCAACAAGTATCTGTTTCAGCTCTTCGGCGCGAGCGACTTCGTGGCGCGCGCCCCGGTCGCGGTGGTCTCGGGCCTGCTCCCGCTGACCGCGTGGCTGTTCCGCGAGCGACTCAACCGCGTCGAGATGGTCACTGTCGGTCTCTTCTTCGCGGCCAACCCCATCGTCCTCTACTACTCGCGGTTCATGCGCAACGACGTGCTTCTGGCGGCGTTCATGGTGTACGCGCTGGCGTTCTACGTCCGCCTGTTCGACACCCGCAAACCGCGATACCTCTACGCCGGGACGCTGATGCTCGCGCTGGCGTTCACGACCAAGGAGAACGTGCTGGTCTACGTCGTGACGTGGGCGGGCGCGGCGGTCCTGCTGTTGGACCACCGATTGCAACTCGTCGCGGGGACCGACGACCGCAAGCAGTTCCTGCGCGAACAGGCCCGCGAGACGTGGACCGCGCTCTGGCACGGTCGCTGGGGACTCCACCTCGTGTTCGGCCTCCTGTTTTTCTTCGCCGTCGTCGTCTTCTTCTACGCGCCGCGGTCGCGGGGCATCCCCGAACCCGGTCTCTGGAAGGCATTCTCGAACCCCGGCATGTTCCCCGCGGTAATAGAGGAAGCGACGGTCGGGTCGTGGGAGTCGTTCATGGGGAAGTGGGGAGAGGGCAACCAGAAGTCGTATCTCGACACGTTCGAGTCGCTGGGAGGGGTCCTCCGGCGGAGTTCGCTCGCGCTCCTCGTGCTGGCGGGGGTCGGCTTCCTGACCGACCGCTACGTCGGCGACAAACCGCGCGACCTCGTAGCGTTCACCTTCTACTGGGGGTTCGTCAGCATCATCGGCTACCCCGTCATCGTGGAGAACGCCTTCCCGTGGGAAGTCATCCACGCGGTCGTTCCGCTGGCGATTCCCGCTGGCGTCGGTCTCGCCATCCTCGTCCGGTGGGGAAGCGAGTCCGTGACCGATGGAGACGCCGTGAGCGCGACGCTCGCGGCCCTGCTCGTGTTGCTGGTCGCCGGACAGGTGGCGGCCACCGCGGCCAGCACGACCTATATGCATCCGGCCGACCAGTATCTCGACGAGGGCGCGTCCGAACGGAACGCGCTCGTCCAGTACGGCCAACCCGCGGAGGGAATCCAGCCGACGCTCCAACGGGTGCGCTACGCCGTGACTAACAACGACGGCACCGACGTGCTGTACTACGGGTCGGACTTCTACGTCGCTGACGAGTCCGAGAACGACCGATGGGCCGCGGGCGGCGGGTGGTACGACCGCCTGCCGATTCCGTGGTACACCGAAATGTACGGCGCGGAGGTAGACAGTACGGACGACGTGCAGGCGGTCGGGTCGAATCCGCCGCCGGTCGTCGTCGCACGCGCTGGTGACCGCGACGTGGTCGCCCAGCAACTCGACGGCTACCGGGCCTTCGAGGAGGGACTGACCCTCTGGGGGAGCGAGACGGTCTTCTTCGTGGACGAGGACGCCCTGCCGCCGGAACAGCGAGCGCAGCGAGGCGCGGTTAGTTGA